Proteins from a genomic interval of Nostoc sp. TCL240-02:
- the rplP gene encoding 50S ribosomal protein L16 gives MLSPRRTKFRKQQRGRMEGLATRGSTLNFGDFALQAQEPAWITSRQIEASRRAMTRYIRRGGQIWIRIFPDKPVTMRPAETRMGSGKGNPEFWVAVVKPGRILFEIGGVSEEIAREAMRLASFKLPIKTKFIVRSQPQEQE, from the coding sequence ATGTTAAGCCCTAGAAGAACTAAATTCCGCAAACAACAGCGCGGACGGATGGAGGGACTAGCCACCCGTGGTAGTACCCTCAACTTCGGTGATTTTGCACTCCAAGCACAAGAACCTGCTTGGATTACCTCCCGGCAAATCGAGGCTTCTCGTCGGGCAATGACTCGTTATATTCGTCGGGGTGGACAAATCTGGATTCGGATTTTCCCTGATAAACCTGTAACCATGCGTCCTGCTGAAACCCGGATGGGTTCCGGTAAAGGTAATCCAGAGTTTTGGGTAGCGGTAGTCAAGCCAGGACGAATTTTGTTTGAAATCGGTGGGGTTTCTGAAGAAATCGCCCGGGAAGCTATGCGTTTAGCTTCATTTAAACTGCCTATAAAAACCAAGTTTATTGTGCGCTCTCAACCACAGGAGCAGGAGTAG
- the rpmC gene encoding 50S ribosomal protein L29 — protein sequence MPLPKISEARELSDEKLSDEIVAIKRQLFQLRLQKATRQLEKPHQFRQARHRLAQLLTLETERKRAASQSAKEKK from the coding sequence ATGCCTCTTCCCAAGATTTCAGAAGCTAGAGAATTAAGTGACGAGAAGCTCTCTGATGAAATTGTTGCGATCAAAAGACAACTATTTCAGTTGCGCTTGCAAAAAGCAACAAGACAATTAGAAAAGCCCCACCAGTTCAGACAGGCTCGACATCGCCTAGCCCAATTGCTGACATTAGAAACAGAACGCAAACGGGCAGCAAGTCAATCGGCTAAAGAAAAAAAGTAG